One Burkholderia pyrrocinia DNA segment encodes these proteins:
- a CDS encoding porin — protein MKKILFALPLAAAATAHAQSSVTLYGIVEDGVDYVSNVQGKHLVQLASGVTAGSRWGVHGTEDLGVGLSAIFRLESGFDINSGRLGSGLAFSRNAYVGLNDAKLGTLTLGRQWDSIVDYVEPFTLNGNIGGYYFAHPNDMDNTDNGFPISNAVKYRSPTIAGVTFGGLYAFGGQPGRFSDNATFSVGASYAAGPVGFGIGYLRINNPGVSTQGYQNYPGFTNAIYGNYLDAARAQKVFGVGASYQVVQWLKVLADFTNTNFQQGSAGHDATFQNYELSTLVTPTPAVTIGAGYTYTTGRDHATNAEPKYHQFNLSVEYALSKRTSVYVMGAFQKAAGDAPVAQIAGFNPSGNQKQAVGRAGIRHVF, from the coding sequence ATGAAAAAAATCCTGTTCGCGCTGCCGCTCGCGGCGGCCGCCACCGCGCACGCGCAAAGCAGCGTCACGCTGTACGGCATCGTCGAGGACGGCGTCGACTACGTGTCGAACGTGCAGGGCAAGCATCTCGTGCAGCTCGCGTCGGGCGTGACGGCCGGCAGCCGCTGGGGCGTGCACGGCACCGAGGATCTCGGCGTGGGCTTGAGCGCGATCTTCCGGCTCGAAAGCGGCTTCGACATCAACTCCGGCCGCCTCGGCAGCGGGCTCGCGTTCTCGCGCAACGCTTACGTCGGCCTGAACGACGCGAAGCTCGGCACGCTCACGCTCGGCCGCCAGTGGGACTCGATCGTCGACTACGTCGAGCCGTTCACGCTGAACGGCAACATCGGCGGCTATTACTTCGCGCACCCGAACGACATGGACAACACCGACAACGGCTTCCCGATCTCGAACGCGGTCAAGTACCGCAGCCCGACGATCGCGGGCGTCACGTTCGGCGGCCTCTACGCGTTCGGCGGGCAGCCGGGCCGGTTCTCGGACAACGCGACGTTCAGCGTCGGCGCGAGCTACGCGGCGGGGCCGGTCGGCTTCGGCATCGGCTACCTGCGGATCAACAACCCGGGCGTGTCGACGCAGGGCTACCAGAACTATCCGGGCTTCACGAACGCGATCTACGGCAACTACCTCGATGCGGCGCGCGCGCAGAAGGTGTTCGGCGTCGGCGCGTCGTACCAAGTCGTGCAGTGGCTGAAGGTGCTGGCCGACTTCACGAACACGAACTTCCAGCAGGGCAGCGCCGGGCACGATGCGACGTTCCAGAACTATGAGCTGTCGACGCTCGTCACGCCGACGCCGGCGGTGACGATCGGCGCCGGCTATACGTACACGACGGGCCGCGACCATGCGACGAACGCGGAGCCGAAGTATCACCAGTTCAACCTGAGCGTGGAGTACGCGCTGTCCAAGCGCACGAGCGTCTATGTGATGGGGGCGTTCCAGAAGGCGGCGGGCGATGCGCCGGTCGCGCAGATCGCGGGCTTCAATCCGTCGGGCAACCAGAAGCAGGCGGTCGGCCGTGCCGGTATCCGGCACGTGTTCTGA
- a CDS encoding porin encodes MPIHSTRNTGRRRRLLSTLGASLIACTIADDVSAQSSVSLYGLADVYVGTQKSLGKPRAYAMNSGGFTTSFWGIGGREDLGGGYALQFALEAFMRPSNGGAGRFSGDTFFGRNAYVGVATPYGALRAGRNTTPYYISVVRFNPFSTSFGFSPALNQMYKGVSGQGLVGDNGWSNSILYSTPADHALQASLIYATGNEPGHTGANQWGGSVTYDRQRAFSATLAFQQARYDRTPGDLNASIAGFTQQDAVLAGVGYDLKFVKFTAFYQYVHDAIDGGGLGTHSGQVGAAVPVGFGTLLASVMAAKSHGRDRPSRTTWALGYDYRLSKRTDVYVAFMRDRARGYGNGDSTGLGLRTAF; translated from the coding sequence ATGCCTATCCATTCAACCCGGAACACCGGCCGGCGTCGCCGCCTTCTGTCGACCCTCGGCGCATCGCTGATCGCCTGCACGATCGCCGACGACGTCTCGGCCCAGTCGTCCGTATCGCTGTACGGTCTGGCCGACGTGTATGTCGGCACGCAAAAGAGCCTCGGCAAGCCGCGTGCGTATGCGATGAATTCCGGCGGCTTCACGACGAGCTTCTGGGGCATCGGCGGCCGCGAGGATCTCGGCGGCGGCTATGCGCTGCAGTTCGCGCTCGAAGCGTTCATGCGCCCGTCGAACGGCGGCGCCGGCCGCTTCAGCGGCGATACGTTTTTCGGCCGCAACGCGTATGTCGGCGTCGCGACGCCGTACGGCGCGCTGCGCGCGGGACGCAACACGACGCCGTATTACATCTCCGTCGTGCGCTTCAACCCGTTCTCGACGTCGTTCGGCTTCTCGCCGGCGCTAAACCAGATGTACAAGGGCGTATCGGGGCAAGGCCTCGTCGGCGACAACGGCTGGAGCAATTCGATCCTGTATTCGACGCCCGCCGACCACGCGCTGCAGGCGAGCCTGATCTATGCGACGGGCAACGAGCCCGGTCACACCGGCGCGAACCAGTGGGGCGGCAGCGTCACCTACGACCGTCAACGCGCATTCAGTGCGACGCTCGCATTCCAGCAGGCGCGCTACGACCGGACACCGGGCGACCTGAACGCGTCCATCGCCGGCTTCACGCAGCAGGACGCGGTGTTGGCCGGTGTCGGCTACGACCTGAAGTTCGTGAAGTTCACCGCGTTCTACCAGTACGTGCACGACGCGATCGACGGCGGCGGGCTCGGCACGCACAGCGGGCAGGTGGGCGCAGCGGTGCCGGTGGGCTTCGGCACGCTGCTCGCGTCGGTCATGGCCGCGAAAAGCCACGGCCGCGACCGCCCGTCGAGAACGACCTGGGCGCTCGGCTACGACTACCGGCTGTCGAAACGGACCGACGTCTACGTCGCGTTCATGCGCGACCGCGCGCGCGGATACGGGAACGGCGATTCGACCGGGCTCGGCCTGCGCACCGCATTCTGA
- a CDS encoding LysR family transcriptional regulator — MRLSKIDLNLFVVFEAIYNKRNLTRAAEVLNLTQPAVSNALARLRKTLNDPLFVSTPAGMMPTPMAENIVGRVREALQLLDSSAHEGDVFDPASSARVFRLSMSDLTEALLLPALGELLQREAPGMHVRSYTMDRREVATALANGSVDIAIDAPLIGDPHLHQALLVRDRYACMIRDDHPFKGDTLTMDDYLSMGHIHVSSRRKGSGHVDAELTRLGLRRNIQMRVQHYMVAPLIAMRGDLALTAPLRLLQRYPARILELPFEMPGLDYFCYWHRSADQDQGSRWLREQLMALMGGMGEPQ; from the coding sequence ATGCGCCTTTCGAAGATTGATCTGAACCTGTTCGTCGTATTCGAGGCGATCTACAACAAGCGCAACCTGACGCGGGCGGCCGAGGTGCTGAACCTCACGCAGCCGGCCGTCAGCAATGCGCTGGCGCGGCTGCGCAAGACGCTGAACGATCCGCTGTTCGTCAGCACGCCGGCCGGGATGATGCCGACGCCGATGGCCGAGAACATCGTCGGCCGCGTGCGCGAGGCGCTGCAGTTGCTCGATTCGAGCGCGCACGAAGGCGACGTGTTCGATCCCGCATCGTCGGCGCGCGTGTTCCGGCTCAGCATGAGCGACCTGACCGAAGCGCTGCTGTTGCCGGCGCTCGGCGAACTGCTGCAGCGGGAAGCGCCCGGCATGCACGTGCGCAGCTACACGATGGACCGCCGCGAAGTGGCCACGGCACTCGCGAACGGCTCGGTCGACATCGCGATCGACGCGCCGCTGATTGGCGATCCGCATCTGCACCAGGCGCTGCTCGTGCGCGACCGCTACGCATGCATGATCCGCGACGATCACCCGTTCAAGGGCGACACGCTGACCATGGACGACTACCTGTCGATGGGGCACATCCACGTGTCGAGCCGCCGCAAGGGCAGCGGGCACGTCGACGCGGAACTGACGCGCCTCGGGCTGCGCCGCAATATCCAGATGCGCGTGCAGCACTACATGGTCGCGCCGCTGATCGCGATGCGCGGCGATCTCGCGCTGACGGCGCCGCTGCGGCTGCTGCAGCGCTATCCGGCCCGCATCCTCGAACTGCCGTTCGAGATGCCGGGCCTCGATTACTTCTGCTACTGGCATCGCAGCGCCGATCAGGACCAGGGCAGCCGGTGGCTGCGCGAACAATTGATGGCGCTGATGGGCGGGATGGGCGAGCCGCAGTGA